In the genome of Budorcas taxicolor isolate Tak-1 chromosome 7, Takin1.1, whole genome shotgun sequence, the window CAGAGGTCCAAGAGAGACAACCAcattaaaaatgacttttattttttatactataaataaaacacataaaagcAATTAgcttccaactaaaataaattttttttttaaaaaaagaagtgtccAAAATTTACTGCTTaatcacagaaaaaaacaatCATGAAATCATTCATGTAATATCCCCACACATCTATGGAGAACATGGATAGTCCTCCATAACCATCTTGTGCCTCTCTCTTATTGAGCTATCTTTAGGCACTTAGAAAAGTTGCAAAGTTAGTAAAGTTTCCATGTACTCTCAACCAACTTCTACTAGTATTAACATAATATATAACCATAAAAATTTGTCAGAACAAGGAAGTTAATATTTCACCCATGTTTTGACTCTTGccattgttggttttttttttttttttcctcattcaggATCCCACACAGCATCTAGTTGTTATTTTCCCTGAGTCTCCTTCAGTCTGTTCCCTTCATGAAATATTGACAACTTTGAGGAATATCAACTGCTTATTTTGTCGAATCAATTTGATTGTCATCATTTCTGGGAGTTACTGTGTATCCCtagataaaaaatgtatttttaaacacaaCAATTTAGTTTTTCCTGTTAGatgaaaattacagaaataaaattgtgTAGTTTATACTCAGTGTTCAGATTGTATTTGAGGAGAATACTAATTTTTGCAGTGAGGGAAATGCACAGCATGCACATAAAGATGCATCACAATCAAAAGCACAAGAAATTTAACGATAGTAAGAAAAGATAAATACTAGAGTAGAAAGGGACTTCTGAAATCCAAGGTTGAGatcactaaaaaaaataaataaaacaactcttGATTCCTAGTGGCAAAAGATATGTATCCAAAATGCCAATAGATATCATATTACTCAAgtgaaaataccaaaaaaaaaaaaagaggattcaagaaactaaaaaataaaatcagaattctTGTCTGCCTTTTCAATGAGAACATATGCTCTCCAGAGTTTCTGCtatttaaaaagtacaaaggATGGTCACAAACTAAGCTCAACATGAATTATctgagaatcagacatggaaaacaaaatgcATAGAGCCTGTTACTGTTACTGAACCTGAACTTGAGTACTCTCATTCATCCACAGTAAAGTCAATCTTCTGACACCAGGTTGTGGTGAAGAAAAGTACCTAGTTTATGCAGAGTACCAAACAATAAGaaatggactttcctggtggctcagatggtaaaaaaaaaaaaagaaagaaagaaaagaaaatcaccctgcaatgagggacacctgagttcaatctctgggttaggaagatcccctgcaggagggcatggcaacccaccccagaattcttgcctggagaatccccatggggagcctggcaggctacagtccatggaatcacacagagtcggacactactgagtgactaggcacacacacacacacacacacacacacacacacacacacacacaagaatgggTACCTCATGCTCAAAAGACTCAAAAGACTCCAAATTCCCAATGACCTTCAGAAAATAGGTTTCAGAGGCAAGATGAATGAAGGGGCTGCAGGATGCATGATCAGACCTTTTACAATTCTCAGATTGGTTGGCCTCAAGGTAAAGTTTTAAGTATCACTAATCTTCTGGTTTCAATTGGTCTGAAGTCTACTTGCTTGTGGTCAACAGTTTTCATATATTAGGGGTTTACTTCTTCTAAAAAACAACTTTGGAATGTTCCTCAATCCTTTATATTTTTCAAGGAACTGGGAAGTTGGTGTTTCTGCTTTATGGCTGGTATATAGCCTAAATTTTTACCAGTATCGCAGCTCAGTGTGTATTCTTTATTtctacatcttcacatttccTAATTATTAACTCTTGGGCTAGCCTATTTAGACCAGAGGAGGCCTGGGAGACTAAAGCAAAAGCCTTTTACTTCAAACGACAAGGATGCAGGAGCTTGTATATGTTTTCTCAgtgtctatttcatttatttatgctctgatttttattatttctttccttctattaactttggatattgtttgttctttctctagttgctttaggtgtaaggttagattgtttatttgagatttttcttatttactgGGGTAAGATGGCACTGTTATAaaattccctcttagaactgccttTGATAAAACCCATAGAGTTTGCatcatcatgttttcattgtcagttatttctaggtatttttttttaattttctctttgatttcttctagtatattttttcatttcaattgtTGTACTGTTCAGTTCtgattatttcttatttatatcttataattctttgttaaattttttaattagaagaaaattgctttacaatattctgaTGGTTTTTTGCAATATATCAACATGGATCTGcattaggtatacatatatcccctccttcttgacccGCCtgtcacctctctccccatctcacccctctaggttgtcacagaccaCTGGTTTTGAGTTTCCTGCATCATACATctaactcccactggctatctgttttacatatggtaatgtatatgtgtcAATGTTATTCTTGCTTCTTAAATTgtgcctccatttttttttctgagattttggatcatctctactattattattctgaattcttattccagtagattgcctatctcctcttcatttagttgttttgtgGGGGTTTATCTCATTCCTTCATTTGCAACATATTTCTCTGTCATCTCATTGTGTCTAACTTTCTGTGTTTGTGGCTTTCTTTCCACAGGCTACAGGATTGTAGTTCCTCTCACTTCTGAATATCTGCCCCTTGATGAGTGAAGTTGGTCCAGTGACTTCTGCAGGCTGTCTGGGAGTAGGAACTGGTGCCTTCCTTTCATGGGTGAAGCTGTGTCTTGTCCCTTTGATGGGTAGAGCCATGTTAAATGGTGTTTTGAGGTAGCCGTGAGCTCAATATGACCTTAGGCAGTCTGTCTGCTGAGGCTGGGATTGTGCTCCTGTCTTGctggttgtttggcctgaggcatttCAGGTCTGGAACCTATAAGCTTTTGATCTTGAGGCCGAGATAAAGACCTCTGAGAGAGCTCATACCAATCAGTACTCTCTGAGGTCTCCTCCACTAACGTCTTTACTTTCACAGTGAGCTACAGTGAATCCCCACCTCTTCAGGAGAACTTCCCAGACCCCTAGTAATAGCTAACCCCAGCTCCTCCGGGAGTACTTTGTGCAGTGTCCCAGTGCACATGAGGTCTTGTGAGCACTCTCCAAGAGTGGAGtctttgtttcttccagccctgtgGAGCTCTCTCACTCAGGCTCCACTGCCCTTTaaagccaaatgctctggggCTTCTTCCTCTGGATTCCTGGTCCTTAGACTTTCCTCGAGGGCTACTTTAATGTGGGAGCATCTCTGTATGGTCTCTGTGTGCTTAATACTATTTGGTGCAAGGGCTATCCTCAGTGCATGGTGGCTTTTACCACCCTGATAGAAGATGTGACTAAAGTTTTGGTGACCCGAGCCTGCACTGGTTGTTAAATGGGGCCTCCCTGTTGCTGCATGGTTGTTACTGCAGTGTCAGAGGCAGGGTCTGCTCCTTAGTTGTAGGAGAAGAGGCTCCTAGATCTGTTTCTTTGCTGCAGTTCTGACCTGTGATGTGAGGTAGGTGGGATTGGAACATTCCCAGTGAGAGAGAAGCCACTGATTTTTCCTCCCCTGGAGCTGATCACCTGTGAGTGTGTTACAGGTTTCACTTTTCAACCATTGTGCTGGCTCACTTATTACAGTGTTATTTGGACTGCTCTTAGCCCCACCTTATCTGTGGATATCCTGGCAGTTGACCTTAGTATCGCTAAGGCACTGTTTTCACCAGGCTACCACTGTAGATCCACAAAATCAAGACCTAGGACTGCAGTAATTGTGAACCTGGAACCACTGTGGGAGCTCTGGAGGCAGCTCAGATTCTGATCTAGTTCTCTCTGAGTGCATACATGCTCACAAAGCCCACAGATGCTAAAACTAGGCCCATCTCAGCTTTGGGAGCACTCATACATTCAGAAGTTCCACAGGTGCTGAGTCTACAGAGCCAACACGGGGGTAAATCTGTAGCTGCTGCAGCCATAAGCAGAGATTTCAGCTCTTCTTCCTTAGTTGCACAGTTCCTAGTGCTCAGGTGTGATTTCAACCCCACTTCTGCATGTGTTCCTTCAACACATGTCTGCTCCTGAAGCTGCCTGAAGCACAGGCACCTGCCCAGGTAGACAGGTAGACAGAGGTGGAGGCATTGGTGGGTGAAGTGCACAAGCCCATCTGGTCCTGTGGGACTGGAAGAAGCAGTTGTGAGCTGGGTGAGAAAGCCTACTCAGGTTGGCACCCCTCCTAATACCAGCAGAGGCTGGGGCAAGAATTTGGGAAGGAGACTACAGTGGCAGCCCTGCACCTTGCACACCACTCAACAATGGCACCCTTCTTTAGTAGCTGCTCAAGCTTCTTCCATGAAATTTCTGGTTTAGGAGCTCCTTACTCCCATCTCTTTGCAGCTAACAGTTTCCCCTCCCTGGGCCCACTTTCCAAATCCCATGTTCCAGCATCCAGCCCCCTTCACATCAGCAGAAACAGATTCAGGCTGGGTGTTCAGGGTTGAGGCATGGACCATCCACGTAGGTTTTAAGGTTGCTATGTTCTCTCCCAAGTCACTAATGCTACCTCTCTGTCCCAGTTGATCTCTCCACAGGTGAGGGTGCTTCCCTGAGTTAGGGAACCTCTCCTCTCTTTCAGCTCCCCCCAAGGGTGtagttgcttcctttttttttttttttttttttctttaatttgtccTACCAAGATGTGTGGGGATTTGCTTGTCATTTCAGGTATCTGAGATCTTCTGCTAGCATTCAGTAGGTGCTCTGTGAGAACTGTTTAATTTGTTGATGTATTATTGATGTACTTACAGGGAGAGGCGAACTCCATgtccttctgtttcttcattttggcTCCATCTCctgaaaaatcttttttgaaaCTAAGTTTTCTCTTACTCTTGAAAAATAGTTGAGCTTTGTTTATGTACAAGACTGATAGTTTTATTCTAGGCATTTTCCTTTGAGACTCCTCTTACCTCAGTTTACTCAGATGTATATTAATTTCCATATACTTAtagatttttctcttaattttaaaaacatattgtttttattttcaattttatttcattatttgagAGAGTACAgtctgtatgatttcagtgttttaACATTTTCAGATTGCTTTTATGACCCAGAAAACTGTCTACCTTGGTTAATATTTTTGAatgcttaaaaattatttgtattctATTTTTGGAGGTGAAATATGTCAGTCTGCATTGTGtcagggttgtctttttatttttttttttccattcagaatTTGTTTCCAATCGTTTGAGcctttcaggaagaaaaagatcATTTGAAGATGCTCACTTTAAACATATTGCTTACTaagtttatttctgaaaaaaatcaaaataataaaactttatctCTTGAGAAATTTTAACTCTGAATCTTCTCCTtgtgattttaaatataaactcTGTATGTGGACAGTGATGAAATGCACTTCAAGGCATCAACTTTCACAGCTAACAAGACTAACAGTGAATAAttattgaagaagaaaatattttgaaatagaaagaagaggaataaataaaaaacttatttttataaaggaaattGATTGTATATTAGAGTAATGAatagaaaggaaacaagaaacaatgaaaggagaaacaagaaaaaaaataaacacagaaaccaCTACCACTTTATTGAATCAGTTGACAGTGCAACAAAAgtgttttctataatttttccttttatgaaataTTCTTAGGCTTTTGAAAGAAACAACCTTTTTCAtacaatgtttaaaaagaaaactcctATTTGATTAACAGCATCACAAATAAGCATAACCTTCCCTCTCATCTTTATCAACATTTTCAGCTGAGTCTGTCTTTCaccttttatgtgtgtgttaggCATTCCACTATTCACTAGTACTCCGTCTGTTCCACCTAATTTGCTAATGACATTAGGGAATCACTGTGAACATTGCAAAGactgataaataagaaaatagatgTCTTAAAATTTCATGTAACTGTGTGCTATCCTTGGTATTCCTAATAGCACAAGTACCTATAAAATGATCAATACACTTTAATGGAAATTACCAACTCAACTTAATTGTGCTAAAATGCTGAGACCACCATTTAACACTTAACGTCCATTTGCAAAAATTCACCTGGATTTTGGCTGAGTTATGTTTGTACAACTTTATAAGAAAGATTCTCTGTTTTATTGGAGAATACAtgagaaaattactttttaaaatatgccattttatatttaaatagcatTATCTGatatggtggttcagacagtgaagaatctacctgcaatgtgggagacctgggttcaatccctggattgggacgatctcctggaggagggtatggaaacactccaatattcttgcctggagaatcccatggacagaggagcctggcaggctacagttcatggggttgcaaagagtcagacacgacagagaaacttagcacagcacagcacatcttACATGGGTAGTAGAATAGAtatgattaaatatttaagaaatttgtattaataattacaaaaagaataaaataagtatGAATTAAGTTTATAGATCTCTTTCATAGGAAAAGAATACCTAAACATCTCTATTCAGACACTTCAGAGACATTTCACTATGATTTCATCTTATAttgtaaataaaaggaaaatatagcaAAATATGTGCATGTAAGATTTCTTCTTTATACCCAAAGTGTCATCCttatagtaaaatttaaaaaggaagactGGATGTGTAGAAAAAACTTAAGGAAACTCCAGAAAAAATTTTCCTCCCTTTGGGCTTGTCTAAAAGAATTCAtgataaacatttcttttcattttttcaattttaaaatatatatgaaagataatttataatttattgtttttataattttaaaatgtttagctcATGCTGCATGTATTGCTTAAGAAAGATAAATTCATCAAAACTTCATTCTGCAAATGGTGCATCTCCttagacaaatatattttaacgctaaatagatggataaaatattaactttgtacagatatttttacaaaaattacATGTAAATTATAGGAATAAATAGTAACTCATAAAGTATTGTCTTTGAAGTAAATCTACCCAATTTTAGTAATAATTCAAAGACTTTCATGTAGAGTGGATGTCATGATTTTCTGCACTGTGAACATTCTGATTCAAAagatcagtttctttttttttcttatgctgATGCCCTTCCTTAGATGTCTTTGCAAGACACTCTTCACTTCTTTGTTCCGCAGGGTATAGATGAGAGGGTTCAGCAATGGTGTGATCACAGTgaagaagaaactgacaaacttgCCGTGTTTTGAAGCAAACTGGTTCTTAGGGTCTGTGTAAACCATGGCCACTGTCCCATAAAACATGAAGATCACagtgaggtgggaggagcaggtaGCAATGGCTTTCTGCCTTCCCTCCTCAGATTGGATTTTACCCAAAGTTCGAGCTATATAACCATAAGAAGTCAGGATCAACCCCATTGGCAAGATGGTAAAGAAAACAGCAGAGATTGTCATCTGCCACTCAGTAGTGGAAGTGTCTCCACAAGTTAGTCTTATGAGAGAAGGAACCTGACAGAGAAAGTCATCCAGACAGTGGTGGGCACAAAACGGCAGCTGGAATGTGATACGTGTTTGAGTAACAGATTCAATCAGTCCAGACAGCCAAGACGTAAGCACCAGTTTCCAACACAACTGAGGATGCATGATGATAGTGTAGCACAAGGGCTGGCAGATAGCAACATAGCAGTCAAAAGCCATCACCACCAGCATGACACTTTGTGTGGCACCAACACAGAGCACCATGCCCAGCTGAATGATGCATCCTGGGTAGGTGATGCTCTTATCTGGCCCCCGCAAGTTGAACAACATTTGGGGCACAACAGTCATGGTGAAACAGAGATCCAAGAAAGAGAGATTGCTAAGAAAGAAGTACATAGGGGTGTAGAGTTGAGGGTTCATGTATGAGAGCAAGATGATAGTCACATTGGAGAGAATGATCATGGTGTATAAGAAGATCACTATCCAGAAGAGAACCATTTCTAGCTGGGGAAATTCAGAGTAGCCAAGAAGTACAAATCCCACTGGGAAGCTCTTGTTGGTGCTTCCTGTTGCTTTTGGCATAGAGTTTTGGAcataattttaaggaaaaaaatgtgaatagATTTGAGAAAAGGTTAACTAGACAGGAAAAGAATTTGTTTTCCATAGGGTCTTGGGACATGGGACATATTGGTGATTTTCTTACCTTAGACCAATAGCATACAAAGCTGAGTTTAACAAAGAAAGGAGTATTCATTAAAAACTAACCCTGATATTCATTCCCATAATCTGTAATCATAACATCTCCATCAGACATCCTCAGATAATCACCTTAGATCACATACATTTTCCTCCCAGATTGTTCATGCCATGTTGAACAGCAAGCTTTTGCTTTGAAATATGTAGTTATCTAATTTATCAGGGTACAATTTGCAGTTTGGTGATATGAATAGGAACACATGAAATGGAGGTCTAAACAATGATGCCCtgaacataaataatttttagtgTCTGAAGAACAGAAATTTGGGATAGGAACCATACCAATTTTTAAATGAGGCAAAATTAAGTTGAATGTTTTACCATTTTTAACTAAAGCAATTTAAATTCACttaatagataattttaaaatatgcatcaaTATTCTCATCTAATGAGTAGCTACAATAACTCTTACCCCAGGTGTATCACATGAATTATAtcaattattatataataattctGAATTATATGAATAATtgtaaaatgttttcaataatCACTTGGGGATAACACAAATCTTTAATATAGaacaataaataatagaaaaatcaaaccaataaaattataaaatatgtatttttaaagctttacatCATGGacaggaaagcaaagaaagatgATTCATGGGCTAATGCTAATTAGCAGAAAGGTATGGTATTAGTTTTGGGTATCATTGTCTTGGGGTATTAATTTTGTCTTCTAGAAACTTTATAATAGTTCAGAGAATTTCAAGAATGTAAGAGGCATCAAAGACAAAAATACAGTTAAgtatataaaattgatatttaGACTGTAAATTTACATTTTGCTAGCGGTCAAACAATACAAAAATCTGAGAAGCATTACAGAGGTCTGCTACTATTCAGTAGTAagtttatgtgtatttatttagaaCCTgtcacatgccaggcactgtgctatggCATGGGGatattggactctttgtgactctatgtactgtagcctgtccagcctcctctgtccatgaattctccaggcaagaatactggagtgggttgccattcccttctccaggggatcttcctgacacagggatcgcaCCCGGGTTTCCTAgagttgcaggcaggttcttcaccaactaagccaccaggaaagccccgaatggagagagaagaaatcctTAATGCAGGCCCATGGGAGAGAGAGCACgtgaaaaaaacaagcaaataaatcatAAGTAGTATTCAACTATTTTAAAGGTAATtctaaaaatgataattttaaaatcaagagtATTGTCATTAAGGATAAAAATGGAGGATATGAGAACAGAAGAGGATCATTTTACTCAGAGGAAACAGGAAGACAAAGCAGTCGAGTACTGAGGAAGTGTGCTTATACAAGGAGTCCAGCTGGCTGACAGAATGGTAAAGCCTTGTACACTAGCTGTGGTGACACATGGCAGATGAACTCAGCTTCTCTGTGCTAAGTTCCCATGACCATGTCCTGAACTGATTTCGTTTTCTTCCTGCAGGATTCCTGAATCAACTATAAAATATCCATTTCCTTTACCAGACTGTATTGTTCCTTTAGTTCTCTCATTATTTGGAGTATTTTTCATGTACTTACCTTCACTTGGCTCAAAATGTGTCATACTCAATGTTTAGAAATGAATGACCAAGTTcatatggatttatttttaaatgatatcatGGGCTCATTTATCATTacgttaaaaaaaatttaggtcatatatatatatatatatatatatatatatgtgtgtgtatatatgtatatatggagaaggaaatggcaacccactccagtactcttgcctggagaatcccatgaagcgacttagcagcagcagcatatgtatatatatttacaaattcctttgaattatttttaaagattattttttactatataaacacattttatgaGCAGCAGAGtatatatccctggtggctcagttggtaaagaatccacctgcattgcaggagacctggatttgatccttggatccggaagattccctggagaacagaatggaaatccactccagtccactctagtattcctgcctggagaatcccatggacagaggagtctggagggctacagttcatgggatcacaaaaagccAGGCACGAATGAGCAGCTAACATACTTACAGATAATTTAGCAACAGAAGTATGAAacgaaaacaaaaataaagtcaccttTAACCCCACCATCAAATATGAATTTTTCTGTAAAACTTTGGTTTCttcttttaagaatatattttaataaataatgcacatagatatatagatatactaTATAAACTGTATCTGCTATATAGTGTACTTAAAATGTGCATAGCTCAATATTATACCTTTTATACATTCTCATGACTCTAAATGCTTTTAGAAATATAATCTGCTTGAGTACAGTTTAATAATTCATAGTATTTTATGTTACTAACAAAGTTTAtacaaactattttattttaaatgtatcttttaaaatttttgaaacctAAACAGCACTCGATGTAAAAATTCCTTTATTCTAACTATGAATGCATTTGCATTAAGAAATATTGCCTTCTGTAGTTTCAGATTGCTTTCTATGAAGGCTCTTCCCTGATCTATCACAAaaggcaatttttatttttacttttctcacaATCAGTAAGGGTCatcatttt includes:
- the LOC128051001 gene encoding olfactory receptor 2H1-like, whose product is MPKATGSTNKSFPVGFVLLGYSEFPQLEMVLFWIVIFLYTMIILSNVTIILLSYMNPQLYTPMYFFLSNLSFLDLCFTMTVVPQMLFNLRGPDKSITYPGCIIQLGMVLCVGATQSVMLVVMAFDCYVAICQPLCYTIIMHPQLCWKLVLTSWLSGLIESVTQTRITFQLPFCAHHCLDDFLCQVPSLIRLTCGDTSTTEWQMTISAVFFTILPMGLILTSYGYIARTLGKIQSEEGRQKAIATCSSHLTVIFMFYGTVAMVYTDPKNQFASKHGKFVSFFFTVITPLLNPLIYTLRNKEVKSVLQRHLRKGISIRKKKKLIF